The DNA sequence ATAATCAAGCACTCAAGTTCCAAAACTGTCGAGCTTATTCAACCCTCATATATTCACTGATGTCTTAGCTTCCAAAGAATTTATGCAGTACTCTTGGCTGAGCCGATTGCAAATTAACCCTAGATTGTGGTAGCAGACTGTCTCAATATTATTCCGAACTACTTGCAGTGGGGTCCTTAATTCTCAGATCATTGAGAATCCTTTTCGTCACTCTTTTGACCAAACACCACCATGGTCAACTATCTGTTCTGTTTCTGATCTGTTAAAAGTAAGAGGAGCCTAAAAGAGGAACTTCTGtgttgaaaagaagaaaacttgAGGAAGATTCCGAGCTATATATAGAATAGTGGTTGGCGGGTGCAGGTCGAAATTGTATGAAGGTCAAATGCTTGCTTAATCTTTACTTACTCGGataaaaatatgaaattatgGATTTATATACCTTAAGCAACGTAATCATGATTCATGAACATGACGAAGGCAGAAAACTTTGCTCTCTCAGTTGCTATATATACAGTTTTTCTTTGGCTACAGCCTACAGTAATCATTTTCCaccatacatacatatatacatatatatatatatatatgtatgtatatgtatatgtatatagatCGATAAGACGATAACAAATGCTattttttggccattttctaataatttatatatatatatatatatatatatatatatatgtatatatgcatatgcatatgtatatgtatatagatCGATAAGACGATAACAAATGCTATTTTTGGCCATTTTctaataatttatatatatatatatgtatatgtatatgtatatagatCGATAAGACGATAACAAAAATGCTATTTTTTTGCCATTTTctaataatttatatatatatatatatatatgtatatgtatatgtatatagatCGATAAGACGATAACAAAAATGCTATTTTTTTGCCATTTTCTAATAATTTAGGGTTTAGTGTTGATGGTAGGAACGAGGATGGAATATTAGTAAATACACACGAAGGACAAGAGCAGTTCAGAAAAGGAGAAGCCCTGTTGATCTCTTTGAAGGTCAAGGTACTTAATTAATTACAAAGAAACACATTAATCAACTCCCAGTAGCAGAAGGACTACAACCCTGATCATCAATTTTGATAAAGTACTATCGGTTGCCAAAAAAAGGTATAGAGAAATGAAAaggaataataataaaaacccaACGTCTcgtgcttttctttttcttctctattttttctGTATTAAATGGAATGACAAATTCAAACGGTCCAGATTAGTCTAAATTTAGAAACTATCCGATGTCTGACATGGATGAGTTCAAATCCTTCAATTTGAGTATAAAATCCATGTCTGATTCAAGATTTCCGCAGAAAGAGGAATGATCGTATGGATGAGTTTTcctcgatatatatatatatatatatatatatatatatatatatatatatatatatacatacatacatacatactatAGAATTGTTAGCTCATTATCATATGGCGATCTATAATAAGTGGTGTTATATCAACATTTTTAGGTGAAAATTAGTTTGGACAACAAGCGTTATATATCCCAATTATATTCCATCTATGCTCctgtatgaatagaagcactcaaattgaaaatcgttgGGTCTATCTAAATTGCTGGGTTACACTACAGTATTTTATGGTTACATTGAGTACATTTCAAACATTAGGTGATAACAAAGATGATTGTGATTATAATAACAATAATGGCAATCGAAAGAGGATGATGATAATGATAGTAATCGCAATATTGTTAATTTATACGGCAAATCTTTCTGTGTATATTGGTGATAGTGATACATGTACGTAGACATGTAGTACTGCATAATTATAATGGCAAGAAATACTTATGTAGGTTTTGTTTCTCGCTACTTCTGTATTATAAAATATTCAAGCTAATTAACAAACTACGTACTTAAAATATTTATATTAAGTAAATTAAGATCCAAGCTAATTCCATACTCCTGCATGTTTAAAAGATGATGAAATCTTAAAACACACACATTCCATGAGAACATGTAATTAAGCATAAAACCTAATTAGACAATCTTACGTACCCTGGAAGGATTATACATAAAATAAAGAGTATATGTATGCTCATCAGAAAGTACATACAGTAAAAAGAGGTGGTGATCATAATGCAAATCTAAGCCTAGCCTCTTCACGCTTCAAGCATACATGTAAAGTAACTAAGAAATCTCATTGAAAAAAGGGTAGTCCTCCAGAAGTAGGTCAGACCAAGCAGAAATAGTAGCCACTCCTCCATAGCTTGAAGTAGTAGTGCTGCAAGCATCACCCATATTATTATTGCTTGTTGAAGTCTCCGTCACAGGAGGAACCGCCACAGAAGGAGGAGAGGGAGTACTAGTATTTGAAGAGGAAGGAATATTCCATGAATTATTGTTGGGAGAGTTGTCCAGTTGGCTCACCACTGTAAACTGATCTGGAGCTTGATTAATGATCACGTCCTTTTGATAAGCAGAGGAGGGTACCATTTGCAAATCAGGCAAAGGAGAGAAAGGGATTGAATCCTGCACCGAAGATGATCCAAGGTATTGTGCTGAGGTTTCCAACTGCGATGAACCAAACACTGGATTAACATCTTTGATTGATGAACAGAGTGAATTCAAAAGACCAATTGTCTCCATGTCAGTGAAATCGCTTAGGTTGTTTGAGGTAGAAGCTTGAGGTTGGAGGAGGTATTGTAGGTATTGAATTTTAGCCATTTGAGCAGCTTCTGCTTGTAGTCTCAAGGCTTGTTCATCCCAAGATGTCTGGCTGCTGCCTTGGTCAATAAGATCTTTCAAATTGACAAGAGCTAGAAGGTGTGGCAAGCTGGAGAAGATGTCAGTTCGAGGCCGGTGGGTCATCGGATCAAAACCCATCTGAATCAGCTTTTTCTTCAAATGGGTGTTCCAGAAATTTTTGATTTCGTTGTCCGTCCTACCCGGTAGGTGGCTTGCAATTGCTGACCATCTTGTAATGTGCAAAACAATGAACAGCAAGTTTATATCTCAAGCAACATAAAAGTGTCAAACTTTATCTAATAAGAGAATTTGGCCGGCAGACTATCCGATAAGATATAACATGTCAAATTAtatgaaatatatatacatattttaaGTTCGTGAAACAATTAAGGGAATTACTTGTTGCCAAGGATGGAATGAAGGTTCAGAATTGTTTGCTCTTCTTCTTGAGAAAATTTGCCTCTCTTTATATCTGGCCTAAGGTAGTTTGTCCATCTTAACCTGCAACTCTTGCCACATCTGTTCAACCCTGCAAATTATAAGAACAAAACATCACTCTTGAactcttgagagagagagagagagagagagagagagagagagatgatgatgatcagTATATACCTGCAAGTTTGGGAAGGGCTCTCCAGCTTCCATGGCCATGTTTCTGTATGTAATTCATTAGCTTCTGATCTTCTTCAGGAGTCCAGGGACCTTTCTTGAGGCCACTATCATCACAACAAGGAGACCTTCCCATTTTTCTCTACCTAATAAGTGAGAAGATTTGGTTGCCTTCTTCCAATCCAACCTTCAATGATAGCTTTCTATTTATATGCAATCCATCTTGTCGTCGCCTCCAATCACATCAAAGCTGACTGACGTGCTAGTCTCCTATTTGATAGCAAAACAACCCTGCCCTTTTTCTGAGCCAtatgacaaatataccctcatcTGTAGACAAACCCTAATGCCCCTATGACTTCATATTAGATAATAGATTATGATTGTTTTGGTTTGACAATTCAATGTGTCCTGATTAATTAAGATTAAGTGGCTAATTGACGATGGTCCACAGGAGACATATAGGGACTAATGTTTTGTGATCAAAGATCTGTGTTACTTGTCACTTTAGTTATAATTCATGGTAGTGTGCTCGATTCACCAAAGCTTTGCTTTAATTTGATGGTAGTGTTGGTGGGCTACGACAAATTGGAAAATGTCAGCTGAGCAGGTTATAACTTGAGAGCTAATATTAATCATGGAAAGTTATGATCAAGTGCAAGTGCGGCGGCTGTTCCCCTATTTGGATTTTCTGTGTGTG is a window from the Rosa chinensis cultivar Old Blush chromosome 2, RchiOBHm-V2, whole genome shotgun sequence genome containing:
- the LOC112188449 gene encoding transcription factor MYB92; translation: MGRSPCCDDSGLKKGPWTPEEDQKLMNYIQKHGHGSWRALPKLAGLNRCGKSCRLRWTNYLRPDIKRGKFSQEEEQTILNLHSILGNKWSAIASHLPGRTDNEIKNFWNTHLKKKLIQMGFDPMTHRPRTDIFSSLPHLLALVNLKDLIDQGSSQTSWDEQALRLQAEAAQMAKIQYLQYLLQPQASTSNNLSDFTDMETIGLLNSLCSSIKDVNPVFGSSQLETSAQYLGSSSVQDSIPFSPLPDLQMVPSSAYQKDVIINQAPDQFTVVSQLDNSPNNNSWNIPSSSNTSTPSPPSVAVPPVTETSTSNNNMGDACSTTTSSYGGVATISAWSDLLLEDYPFFNEIS